One stretch of Hemibagrus wyckioides isolate EC202008001 linkage group LG01, SWU_Hwy_1.0, whole genome shotgun sequence DNA includes these proteins:
- the dctn3 gene encoding dynactin subunit 3 produces the protein MEGSNIDELNTRLQELEKRVYGERGTNNKPFKSAESLARINSALANTASKRERVKILHKKIEDLLKFIDPQFTDHIAVPDAMKLEFILAEEDFLRSQAALLEQVNNLQPLLDSPHIKAVPELSTKVQRLSQIHIGQQDQSEELSADVKRLFEEYNKMMFLLSKQFTQWDETLRKLEAPKQVQLTD, from the exons ATGGAAGGAAGCAACATTGATGAGTTGAATACTAGGCTTCAAGAGCTGGAAAAGCGTGTGTATGGAGAACGTGGCACAAATAATAAACCATTTAAG tcTGCCGAGTCTTTGGCGAGGATCAATTCTGCCCTCGCAAACACAGCAAGCAAGAGAGAACGAGTCAAGATTCTTCACAAGAAAA ttgaAGATCTGCTGAAGTTTATAGATCCACAATTCACAGACCACATTGCTGTGCCAGATGCAATGAAACTGGAGTTTATTTTAGCAG AGGAGGACTTCCTGCGCTCTCAGGCTGCCTTGCTGGAGCAGGTGAATAACCTTCAGCCTCTGTTGGATAGCCCACATATTaaag CTGTTCCAGAACTTTCTACCAAAGTGCAGCGTCTGTCTCAAATTCACATCGGTCAGCAG GACCAAAGTGAAGAGTTATCTGCAGACGTGAAAAGGCTGTTTGAAGAATACAACAAAATG ATGTTTCTTTTGTCTAAGCAGTTTACCCAGTGGGATGAAACTCTGAGGAAACTGGAAGCCCCCAAACAAGTCCAGCTAACCGATTAG
- the elovl4a gene encoding elongation of very long chain fatty acids protein 4a isoform X2 yields the protein MDIVTNLINDTIRFYKWSLTIADKRVEKWPLMDSPLPTLAISSTYLLFLWLGPKFMRNREPFQLRKTLIVYNFSMVILNFFIFKELFLAARAANYSYLCQPVDYSDDPNEVRVAAALWWYFVSKGVEYLDTVFFILRKKFNHVTFLHVYHHCTMFTLWWIGIKWVAGGQSFFGAHMNAAIHVLMYLYYGLAACGPKIQKYLWWKKYLTIIQMIQFHVTIGHTALSLYTDCPFPKWMHWCLIGYALTFIVLFGNFYYQTYRRQPRREGLSKSGKALSNGAPNGMAVSNGVSGKMVEKPVVAENGRRKRKGRAKRD from the exons ATGGATATTGTAACAAATTTAATCAACGACACTATCAGATTCTACAAATGGAGCCTCACCATTGCAG ACAAGCGTGTGGAGAAATGGCCCCTGATGGACTCTCCTCTCCCCACGCTGGCCATCAGCTCTACGTATCTGCTCTTCCTCTGGCTGGGGCCAAAGTTTATGCGGAACAGGGAGCCTTTCCAGCTCAGAAAGACCCTTATTGTGTACAACTTCAGCATGGTTATCCTTAACTTTTTCATCTTCAAAGAG CTCTTCCTTGCAGCAAGGGCAGCAAACTACAGCTACCTCTGCCAGCCAGTGGACTATTCTGATGACCCTAATGAAGTCAGG GTTGCAGCTGCTCTGTGGTGGTACTTTGTGTCAAAGGGGGTTGAATATCTGGACACAGTGTTTTTCATACTTCGTAAGAAGTTCAACCATGTCACCTTTTTGCACGTTTATCACCACTGCACCATGTTCACTCTGTGGTGGATTGGCATCAAGTGGGTTGCAGGTGGACAGT CATTCTTTGGTGCTCACATGAATGCAGCAATCCATGTCCTTATGTATCTTTATTATGGGCTGGCTGCCTGTGGGCCAAAGATCCAGAAATACTTGTGGTGGAAGAAGTACCTGACAATTATCCAAATG ATCCAGTTCCATGTCACTATTGGCCACACTGCTCTTTCACTCTACACTGACTGCCCCTTCCCTAAATGGATGCACTGGTGCCTGATTGGTTATGCCCTCACCTTTATTGTCCTCTTTGGGAACTTCTACTACCAGACATATCGTCGCCAGCCACGTCGCGAAGGTCTGTCCAAGTCAGGCAAGGCACTGTCTAATGGAGCTCCTAATGGAATGGCAGTCAGTAATGGAGTGAGTGGCAAGATGGTGGAGAAGCCTGTGGTAGCAGAAAatgggaggaggaagaggaagggcaGGGCAAAGCGTGACTAG
- the elovl4a gene encoding elongation of very long chain fatty acids protein 4a isoform X1, which produces MSLGPNISPVRTIRTYPAKMDIVTNLINDTIRFYKWSLTIADKRVEKWPLMDSPLPTLAISSTYLLFLWLGPKFMRNREPFQLRKTLIVYNFSMVILNFFIFKELFLAARAANYSYLCQPVDYSDDPNEVRVAAALWWYFVSKGVEYLDTVFFILRKKFNHVTFLHVYHHCTMFTLWWIGIKWVAGGQSFFGAHMNAAIHVLMYLYYGLAACGPKIQKYLWWKKYLTIIQMIQFHVTIGHTALSLYTDCPFPKWMHWCLIGYALTFIVLFGNFYYQTYRRQPRREGLSKSGKALSNGAPNGMAVSNGVSGKMVEKPVVAENGRRKRKGRAKRD; this is translated from the exons ATGTCATTAGGACCGAATATAAGCCCAGTACG GACAATTAGGACCTATCCTGCAAAGATGGATATTGTAACAAATTTAATCAACGACACTATCAGATTCTACAAATGGAGCCTCACCATTGCAG ACAAGCGTGTGGAGAAATGGCCCCTGATGGACTCTCCTCTCCCCACGCTGGCCATCAGCTCTACGTATCTGCTCTTCCTCTGGCTGGGGCCAAAGTTTATGCGGAACAGGGAGCCTTTCCAGCTCAGAAAGACCCTTATTGTGTACAACTTCAGCATGGTTATCCTTAACTTTTTCATCTTCAAAGAG CTCTTCCTTGCAGCAAGGGCAGCAAACTACAGCTACCTCTGCCAGCCAGTGGACTATTCTGATGACCCTAATGAAGTCAGG GTTGCAGCTGCTCTGTGGTGGTACTTTGTGTCAAAGGGGGTTGAATATCTGGACACAGTGTTTTTCATACTTCGTAAGAAGTTCAACCATGTCACCTTTTTGCACGTTTATCACCACTGCACCATGTTCACTCTGTGGTGGATTGGCATCAAGTGGGTTGCAGGTGGACAGT CATTCTTTGGTGCTCACATGAATGCAGCAATCCATGTCCTTATGTATCTTTATTATGGGCTGGCTGCCTGTGGGCCAAAGATCCAGAAATACTTGTGGTGGAAGAAGTACCTGACAATTATCCAAATG ATCCAGTTCCATGTCACTATTGGCCACACTGCTCTTTCACTCTACACTGACTGCCCCTTCCCTAAATGGATGCACTGGTGCCTGATTGGTTATGCCCTCACCTTTATTGTCCTCTTTGGGAACTTCTACTACCAGACATATCGTCGCCAGCCACGTCGCGAAGGTCTGTCCAAGTCAGGCAAGGCACTGTCTAATGGAGCTCCTAATGGAATGGCAGTCAGTAATGGAGTGAGTGGCAAGATGGTGGAGAAGCCTGTGGTAGCAGAAAatgggaggaggaagaggaagggcaGGGCAAAGCGTGACTAG